The sequence ACAAACAATGCCAGCTCTAACTCTAACGCCCACACTAACGACccaaataaaatatttaaaagaaaaaaacggCTGCTCACAACTGGTGGAGGCTCGCTGCCCAGTAATAACCCAAAGGTATCcatcttggaaaaattcatGGTTAGCGGGTCCATCAAACCACTGCTGAAACCAAAGGAAGCACTGCCCAGTGCTAAAGACTACCCCATGCAGCGGggaaaatattctttggAACCCAGCGAGCCCAGTGGGAAGAACTACCTCTACCAAATCAACGGTTCCGATATATACACGTCAAATATAGAGTTGACAAGGCTACCCACGCTGTCGACATTATTGGAGCCGTCCCCCTTCTCAGATCCTACTATACCGGAGATAGAGCTGACTTGGAAGCTGCACAACGAAGAGGAAGTAATCAaattgaagacgaagataaGCGAACTGGAGCTGGTGACAGATCTATATAAAAAGCACATATTCCAACTTAACGAGAAATGCAAGCAACTGGAGGTGGAGCTT is a genomic window of Saccharomyces eubayanus strain FM1318 chromosome XI, whole genome shotgun sequence containing:
- the DAL80 gene encoding Dal80p codes for the protein MVLSDSLKLPSPSLSAAAAVVDDCDSEDHPTCQNCFTVKTPLWRRDEHGTVLCNACGLFLKLHGEPRPISLKTDTIKSRNRKKLNNNATNNASSNSNAHTNDPNKIFKRKKRLLTTGGGSLPSNNPKVSILEKFMVSGSIKPLLKPKEALPSAKDYPMQRGKYSLEPSEPSGKNYLYQINGSDIYTSNIELTRLPTLSTLLEPSPFSDPTIPEIELTWKLHNEEEVIKLKTKISELELVTDLYKKHIFQLNEKCKQLEVELHSRAPIQPRPQH